A single Lolium perenne isolate Kyuss_39 chromosome 6, Kyuss_2.0, whole genome shotgun sequence DNA region contains:
- the LOC127306242 gene encoding probable methionine--tRNA ligase produces the protein MVPVNMSMSGAQSNDYEIAKKYADKLKGTTLSEGSSKKKQSGGLQSKTTDELPVSKLYIWVGLIRKERSIYMLIHFMYKRSMLEKWHQEQWLAHLSNTSLFKKCRTRKWVCSANLKPAAMCGVISHAMVLAASNEDNKRLKCLGLQNLQSWGGDLCWGTREERRKMMRKQS, from the exons ATGGTTCCTGTGAACATGTCGATGTCTGGAGCCCAGTCCAATGATTATGAAATAGCAAAGAAATATGCTGACAAGCTCAAGGGCACAACATTATCTG AGGGTAGTTCAAAGAAGAAACAATCTGGTGGTTTGCAATCAAAGACAACAGATGAACTCCCAGTTTCAAAGCTTTatatttgggtagggcttatcagAAAGGAGAGAAGCATCTATATGTTGATTCACTTTATGTACAAGAGATCGATGTTGGAGAAGTGGCACCAAGAACAGTGGTTAGCGCACTTATCAAATACATCCCTCTTTAAGAAATGCAG AACCCGAAAGTGGGTGTGCTCTGCAAATCTTAAACCGGCGGCAATGTGCGGTGTAATATCACATGCTATGGTTTTGGCTGCGTCCAATGAGGACAATAAAAG GTTGAAATGCCTGGGTCTCCAAAATCTGCAGTCGTGGGGAGGTGACCTTTGCTGGGGCACTCGGGAAGAGCGTCGGAAGATGATGAGGAAGCAATCCTAG